The proteins below come from a single Arthrobacter crystallopoietes genomic window:
- the ispG gene encoding flavodoxin-dependent (E)-4-hydroxy-3-methylbut-2-enyl-diphosphate synthase — protein sequence MTSVNLGMPNAPLPVLAPRRKTRQIKVGSVGVGSDSPVSVQSMTTTPTTDINATLQQIAELTASGCDIVRVACPSADDAEALPIIAKKSQIPVIADIHFQPKYVYAAIDAGCAAVRVNPGNIRKFDDQVKEIAKAAKDAGVSIRIGVNAGSLDPRLMQKYGKATPEALVESAVWEASLFEEHDFHDFKISVKHNDPVVMVRAYELLAERGDWPLHLGVTEAGPAFQGTIKSATAFGALLSKGIGDTIRVSLSAPPVEEIKVGNQILQSLNLRPRKLEIVSCPSCGRAQVDVYTLADQVTAGLEGMEVPLRVAVMGCVVNGPGEAREADLGVASGNGKGQIFVKGEVIKTVPEDQIVETLIEEAMRIAEEMGETDGENAVKGSPVVNVS from the coding sequence TTGACCTCGGTCAACCTTGGAATGCCAAACGCACCGCTGCCTGTTCTGGCACCGCGCCGTAAAACGCGCCAGATCAAGGTCGGCTCGGTTGGCGTTGGATCGGACTCGCCGGTCAGCGTTCAGTCCATGACTACCACGCCCACCACGGACATCAACGCCACCTTGCAGCAGATCGCCGAACTGACGGCGTCGGGCTGCGACATCGTCCGGGTGGCCTGCCCCAGCGCCGACGACGCCGAGGCGCTGCCCATCATCGCGAAGAAGTCGCAGATCCCGGTCATTGCCGACATCCACTTCCAGCCGAAGTATGTCTATGCTGCGATCGACGCCGGCTGTGCGGCCGTGCGGGTGAACCCGGGCAACATCCGCAAATTCGATGATCAGGTCAAGGAGATCGCCAAGGCAGCCAAGGACGCCGGAGTCTCCATCCGGATCGGCGTCAACGCCGGTTCGCTGGATCCCCGGCTGATGCAGAAGTACGGCAAGGCCACCCCGGAGGCCTTGGTGGAGTCCGCGGTCTGGGAAGCTTCGCTGTTCGAAGAGCATGACTTCCACGACTTCAAGATCTCCGTCAAGCACAATGATCCGGTGGTGATGGTCCGCGCGTACGAACTGCTGGCGGAGCGCGGCGACTGGCCGCTGCATTTGGGTGTTACCGAGGCCGGTCCGGCTTTCCAGGGCACGATCAAGTCCGCCACCGCTTTCGGTGCCCTGCTGTCCAAGGGCATCGGCGACACCATCCGTGTTTCCCTCTCGGCACCGCCGGTAGAGGAGATCAAGGTGGGCAACCAGATCCTGCAGTCGCTGAACCTGCGTCCGCGCAAGCTGGAAATTGTGTCCTGCCCGTCCTGCGGCCGCGCCCAGGTGGATGTCTACACGCTCGCCGACCAGGTCACTGCCGGACTCGAAGGCATGGAAGTTCCGCTGCGCGTGGCTGTCATGGGCTGTGTTGTCAACGGACCCGGTGAAGCCCGCGAGGCGGACCTGGGCGTAGCCTCCGGCAACGGCAAGGGCCAGATCTTTGTGAAGGGCGAAGTCATCAAGACTGTGCCCGAGGACCAGATTGTTGAGACACTCATCGAAGAAGCAATGAGAATTGCGGAGGAAATGGGGGAGACCGATGGCGAAAATGCTGTCAAGGGTAGCCCCGTGGTTAACGTCAGCTAA
- a CDS encoding GNAT family N-acetyltransferase, producing MAKMLSRVAPWLTSANRLRTDSGCEAAAALGHAEIRVLDDADTPRLWELVKQDPVSNVFLAAHLESAKTAAPTPSGAEILGYFADGALAGACWSGVNLVPTALTAEQGANLGQFLASSNRRTSSIFGPAEAVLGIWSTFQHNSTRPFDVRPNQPLMELRGKPAVAADPAVRFSTGADLDVLLPACVAMFEEEVGYSPMAAGGHHYRQRVRSLIDKGHSLIYRAPGGEVVFKAELGNVSADAVQIQGVWMNPAYRGNGLAAAYMAAVVELSRRFAPVASLYVNDYNQRAVAAYRRVGFEQVGTFATVLF from the coding sequence ATGGCGAAAATGCTGTCAAGGGTAGCCCCGTGGTTAACGTCAGCTAACCGGCTGCGCACGGATTCCGGCTGCGAAGCCGCGGCGGCGCTGGGGCATGCCGAAATCCGGGTCCTCGACGACGCGGACACGCCTCGTCTCTGGGAGTTGGTGAAACAGGATCCCGTCTCAAACGTCTTCCTCGCCGCGCATCTGGAATCAGCAAAAACCGCCGCGCCCACCCCCTCGGGCGCCGAAATCCTCGGCTACTTCGCCGACGGCGCTCTGGCCGGTGCGTGCTGGAGCGGGGTCAACCTGGTCCCCACGGCGCTCACCGCGGAACAGGGCGCCAACCTCGGCCAGTTCCTGGCCTCCAGCAACCGCCGGACGTCGTCCATCTTCGGTCCGGCGGAAGCCGTGCTCGGCATCTGGAGTACCTTCCAGCACAATTCCACCCGGCCCTTCGACGTCCGGCCCAATCAACCGCTGATGGAACTGCGCGGCAAGCCCGCCGTGGCTGCGGATCCGGCGGTCCGCTTCTCCACCGGGGCGGACCTGGACGTGCTGCTGCCGGCCTGCGTGGCCATGTTCGAAGAGGAAGTCGGCTATTCCCCGATGGCTGCCGGCGGACACCACTACCGCCAGCGGGTGCGGAGCCTGATCGACAAGGGGCATTCCCTGATCTACCGCGCACCCGGCGGCGAAGTGGTTTTCAAGGCCGAGCTGGGCAACGTGTCGGCCGATGCCGTGCAGATCCAGGGCGTTTGGATGAACCCGGCCTATCGCGGCAACGGACTTGCGGCAGCGTACATGGCCGCCGTCGTCGAGCTTTCACGCAGATTTGCCCCGGTGGCGAGCCTGTACGTCAACGACTACAACCAGCGCGCCGTTGCCGCCTACCGGCGTGTGGGCTTTGAGCAGGTCGGCACCTTCGCCACCGTGCTCTTCTAA
- a CDS encoding proline--tRNA ligase has product MVLRLSTLFLRTLREDPVDAEVASHRLLVRAGYIRRAAPGIYSWLPLGLKVLAKVETIIREEMSSIGAQEVHFPALLPREPYEATNRWTEYGEGLFRLQDRKGADYLLAPTHEEMFTLLVKDLYSSYKDLPVCLYQIQTKYRDEARPRAGLLRGREFIMKDSYSFDIDDAGLEDSYQAHRGAYLRIFERLGLEVVPVKATAGAMGGSKSEEFLHPTEVGEDTFVRSAGGYAANVEAVTTVVPAEIDFTNAPEAEVKDTPATPTIDTLVAAANELAPRPEGEWTAADTLKNVVLAVTLPTGERQVVVLGVPGDRAVDLKRVEANIGGFLPIGGEIGIEAANDDDLKKHPGLVRGYIGPGESLNAAVLGTEGKTGLLYLVDPRVVSGTSWITGANVDGKHVFGLVAGRDFTWDGVIECVDVRAGDEAPDGSGPLEAARGIEMGHIFQLGRKYAEALGLQVLDKNGKLATVTMGSYGVGVTRAVAALAESNHDDKGLIWPRNVAPADVHVVATGRGPEIFDAANKLSEELAAAGLEVIYDDRPKVSPGVKFGDAELIGVPTILVVGRGLADGVVEVKERATGEAQNVPLEDAVAQVAALAGK; this is encoded by the coding sequence GTGGTCCTGCGACTCTCCACCCTGTTCCTGCGCACACTGCGCGAAGATCCCGTCGATGCCGAGGTGGCCAGCCACCGGTTGCTGGTGCGCGCCGGGTATATCCGCCGCGCGGCTCCGGGCATCTACTCCTGGCTGCCGCTGGGGCTGAAGGTCCTGGCCAAGGTGGAAACCATCATCCGCGAGGAGATGTCGTCCATCGGGGCCCAGGAGGTCCATTTCCCGGCGCTGCTGCCGCGCGAACCGTACGAGGCAACCAACCGCTGGACTGAGTACGGCGAAGGGCTCTTCCGCCTGCAGGACCGCAAGGGCGCGGATTACCTGCTGGCTCCCACGCACGAGGAAATGTTCACGCTGCTGGTCAAGGATCTGTACTCGTCGTACAAGGATCTGCCCGTCTGCCTTTACCAGATCCAGACCAAGTACCGCGACGAGGCCCGCCCCCGGGCCGGGCTGCTGCGCGGTCGGGAGTTCATCATGAAGGATTCGTATTCCTTCGACATTGACGACGCCGGACTCGAGGACAGCTACCAGGCCCACCGCGGCGCCTATTTGCGTATTTTCGAGCGGCTGGGACTCGAAGTTGTGCCCGTGAAGGCCACCGCAGGTGCCATGGGCGGCTCCAAGAGCGAGGAGTTCCTGCACCCGACCGAGGTCGGCGAAGACACTTTCGTCCGCTCGGCAGGCGGCTACGCGGCCAACGTCGAAGCGGTCACCACCGTGGTCCCGGCGGAGATCGACTTCACCAACGCGCCCGAGGCCGAGGTCAAGGACACCCCTGCCACCCCGACCATCGACACCCTGGTGGCCGCCGCCAACGAGCTGGCGCCGCGTCCGGAGGGCGAATGGACGGCTGCCGACACGTTGAAGAACGTGGTCCTGGCCGTCACGCTGCCCACCGGGGAACGCCAGGTTGTGGTGCTCGGTGTGCCAGGCGACCGTGCCGTGGACCTCAAGCGCGTTGAAGCCAATATCGGCGGCTTCCTGCCGATTGGCGGGGAGATCGGCATCGAGGCTGCAAACGACGACGATCTCAAGAAGCACCCTGGATTGGTCCGGGGCTACATCGGCCCCGGCGAAAGCCTGAACGCCGCGGTGCTCGGCACCGAAGGCAAGACGGGACTGCTGTATCTCGTGGACCCGCGCGTGGTCTCCGGGACCAGCTGGATCACCGGTGCCAACGTTGACGGCAAGCACGTCTTCGGCCTGGTGGCCGGCCGCGACTTCACCTGGGACGGCGTCATCGAGTGCGTTGACGTACGCGCCGGCGACGAAGCCCCTGACGGCTCCGGTCCGTTGGAGGCCGCACGCGGCATCGAGATGGGCCATATCTTCCAGCTGGGCCGCAAGTACGCCGAGGCGCTGGGGCTGCAGGTGCTGGACAAGAACGGCAAACTGGCCACCGTCACCATGGGTTCGTACGGCGTCGGCGTCACCCGCGCCGTAGCTGCCCTGGCCGAATCCAACCACGACGACAAGGGGCTGATCTGGCCGCGCAACGTTGCCCCTGCCGACGTGCACGTGGTGGCAACCGGCCGCGGACCGGAAATCTTCGATGCCGCGAACAAGCTCTCCGAAGAGCTCGCGGCCGCCGGACTGGAGGTCATCTACGATGACCGGCCCAAGGTTTCCCCCGGCGTGAAGTTCGGCGACGCGGAACTCATCGGTGTGCCGACCATCCTCGTGGTCGGCCGCGGCCTGGCCGACGGCGTCGTCGAGGTCAAGGAGCGCGCCACCGGCGAAGCGCAGAACGTGCCCTTGGAGGACGCGGTCGCACAGGTGGCCGCCCTCGCCGGGAAGTGA
- a CDS encoding TSUP family transporter translates to MISGLEELELATIILVVVAGFAAGWVDAVVGGGGLIQLPALLLVPGISPVQALATNKMGSIFGTTTSAITYYRRAHPDLKTALPMAAVALAGSFGGAIVATVLPSEVFKPIIVAALIAVAIFTALRPTAGTLTKLRYTGARHFGTAAGIGLVIGFYDGLIGPGTGSFLIIAMVAMLGYNFLAASAKAKIVNMATNFGALLFFLPSGALLWGLGLILGLANMAGGYLGARMAVTQGSKFIRVVFLLVVAALIIKLGYDVVQENFLGHPGA, encoded by the coding sequence GTGATCTCCGGACTGGAGGAACTGGAACTGGCCACCATCATCCTTGTGGTGGTGGCCGGTTTCGCCGCCGGATGGGTTGATGCAGTGGTCGGTGGCGGCGGCCTGATCCAGTTGCCGGCCCTGCTGCTGGTGCCCGGCATCAGCCCCGTGCAGGCGCTGGCGACTAACAAGATGGGCTCGATTTTCGGGACCACTACGAGCGCCATCACGTACTACCGGCGCGCCCACCCCGACCTGAAGACCGCGCTGCCCATGGCCGCCGTCGCGCTGGCGGGCAGCTTCGGCGGCGCGATCGTCGCCACGGTGCTGCCCTCTGAAGTGTTCAAGCCGATCATTGTAGCGGCGCTCATCGCCGTCGCAATTTTCACTGCCCTGCGTCCGACCGCGGGCACCCTCACCAAACTGCGCTACACCGGGGCGCGGCATTTCGGCACCGCTGCCGGCATCGGACTGGTCATCGGGTTTTACGACGGGCTGATCGGCCCGGGAACGGGCTCGTTCCTGATCATCGCGATGGTGGCCATGCTCGGCTATAATTTCCTGGCCGCCAGTGCGAAGGCCAAGATCGTGAACATGGCCACCAACTTCGGCGCGCTGCTGTTCTTCCTGCCCAGCGGTGCCCTGCTGTGGGGACTCGGCCTGATTCTGGGCCTGGCGAACATGGCCGGCGGCTACCTGGGCGCCCGGATGGCGGTAACCCAGGGCAGCAAATTCATCCGTGTGGTCTTCCTGCTCGTGGTCGCGGCCCTGATCATCAAGCTGGGCTACGACGTGGTGCAGGAGAACTTCCTGGGGCACCCGGGCGCTTAG
- a CDS encoding aminoglycoside phosphotransferase family protein, with protein sequence MIPMELPADLRLNALQLPGGSRWLQKFNNLCAAVLESWQLEADPAGGGPWFGQLAAVVPVRTPSGTPAVLKLAVPHDEALLEPAALRIWDGRGAVALLRTGEDPFVQLLERLDGDRSLLDVPLDGTAAVWGPLVRQLHRSPEAAEEWPPFETVAATAEQWSDSLPADWSALGEPFDRWLLECALEVCQVRGTVGRREARDVLVHTDLHYGNVLARMHPAGSFAAIGPKPMLGEAEFEVAPMLWNRIPDLHATDPETHLVRRCEELCAAAELQTETARQWSIVREVANALDYLQRGNSGHAQRSLWVASTLAGRTLPGLPPAHELPLP encoded by the coding sequence ATGATCCCGATGGAGCTCCCGGCCGACCTGCGGCTCAACGCGCTGCAGTTGCCCGGCGGCTCCCGCTGGCTCCAGAAGTTCAACAATCTGTGCGCCGCCGTGCTCGAAAGCTGGCAGTTGGAGGCGGACCCCGCCGGCGGGGGCCCCTGGTTCGGGCAGCTGGCGGCAGTGGTGCCGGTGCGCACCCCGTCCGGCACACCCGCGGTGCTGAAGCTCGCGGTCCCCCACGATGAAGCGCTGCTCGAGCCCGCTGCGCTGCGGATCTGGGACGGCCGCGGTGCCGTGGCCCTCCTGCGCACCGGGGAGGACCCTTTTGTGCAGCTGCTCGAGCGGCTGGACGGCGACCGGTCCCTGCTCGATGTCCCGCTGGACGGGACGGCGGCGGTCTGGGGACCGTTGGTGCGGCAGCTGCACCGGTCCCCCGAAGCGGCGGAAGAATGGCCGCCCTTTGAAACCGTAGCGGCGACGGCCGAGCAGTGGTCGGATTCTCTCCCTGCGGACTGGTCCGCGCTCGGCGAGCCCTTTGACCGCTGGCTGCTCGAATGCGCCCTGGAGGTCTGCCAGGTCCGGGGCACGGTGGGGCGCCGTGAAGCCCGTGATGTTCTGGTCCACACCGACCTGCATTACGGGAACGTGCTGGCCCGGATGCATCCTGCAGGCAGTTTCGCGGCCATCGGTCCGAAGCCCATGCTGGGCGAGGCGGAATTCGAGGTGGCGCCGATGCTCTGGAACCGGATACCGGACCTGCATGCCACGGATCCGGAAACCCATCTGGTCCGCCGGTGCGAGGAACTCTGCGCGGCGGCAGAGCTGCAGACGGAGACCGCACGGCAGTGGAGCATCGTCCGCGAGGTGGCGAACGCACTGGACTATCTGCAGCGCGGCAACAGCGGCCATGCACAACGCTCCCTCTGGGTTGCCTCCACGCTCGCCGGACGAACCCTCCCCGGGCTTCCGCCTGCACACGAACTGCCACTGCCGTAA
- a CDS encoding DUF4439 domain-containing protein, producing MTLSTVVGTTSGRPAKGTAGTKAGGRAGRFFRRTLLLLLAAALVVSIGTVVTSLETVPPPLSTTEQARLDAGQRLLAVAGDLRHLASVEGDSNNDDGASAALLAAASMLEQQAGLFPLQTIWPSGAAAPDSDPGNGPGNGPGILDAEAPSPTPTRPASREAGAPTLDGTLQRLASTSRFLLSASLEVDPGLARLLASVGASAYNQASLLHEAYPDTAQPIPWNSEVVDPPDECGRPDAEDQESQSSAPGGELPAEAQAVSAVVVSEYKLAFLYQTALPRITGAHREAAAENYAAHRDLMERWEELAEDGCVDLPLREPAYALPEGFLDEPWRELGEAEREAALALGDLVALGDGTLQAAAASDLQRAAERIAATTGEAPLTPGLDLRASGNAVSPSDTSESPAPAGKDGPQ from the coding sequence ATGACATTATCAACTGTTGTGGGAACAACGTCAGGACGGCCGGCCAAGGGCACGGCCGGAACCAAGGCCGGCGGCAGAGCCGGCCGCTTTTTCCGGCGCACCTTACTGCTTTTGCTTGCCGCCGCACTGGTCGTCAGCATCGGCACCGTCGTCACCAGCCTGGAGACTGTCCCTCCCCCGCTGAGCACCACCGAGCAGGCACGCCTCGACGCCGGGCAGCGGCTTCTGGCAGTAGCCGGAGATCTTCGTCACCTCGCCTCGGTAGAGGGCGATTCAAACAACGACGACGGCGCCTCGGCAGCCCTGCTGGCTGCCGCTTCCATGCTGGAACAGCAGGCCGGACTGTTCCCGCTGCAGACCATCTGGCCGTCAGGAGCCGCCGCCCCGGATTCCGATCCCGGGAACGGTCCCGGGAACGGTCCCGGCATCCTCGATGCAGAGGCACCCAGCCCCACCCCCACCAGGCCGGCCTCGCGCGAAGCCGGGGCACCGACCCTCGATGGCACGCTCCAACGGCTGGCCTCGACCTCCCGTTTCCTGCTCTCCGCGTCCTTGGAGGTGGATCCCGGCCTTGCACGCCTGCTGGCCTCCGTCGGCGCGTCGGCCTACAACCAGGCATCCTTGCTGCACGAGGCTTATCCGGACACCGCTCAGCCCATTCCCTGGAATTCCGAAGTGGTGGATCCGCCGGACGAATGCGGGCGGCCCGACGCTGAAGACCAGGAGTCCCAATCTTCGGCGCCCGGGGGCGAACTGCCTGCGGAAGCACAGGCCGTATCCGCCGTCGTTGTGAGTGAATACAAGCTGGCGTTCCTGTACCAGACCGCGCTGCCCCGGATCACGGGTGCACATCGTGAAGCCGCGGCCGAGAACTATGCCGCGCATCGGGACCTGATGGAACGCTGGGAGGAGCTGGCCGAGGACGGCTGCGTGGATCTGCCGCTGCGCGAGCCTGCCTATGCACTTCCCGAAGGCTTCCTCGACGAGCCGTGGCGGGAGCTCGGCGAGGCGGAGCGCGAGGCTGCGCTGGCGCTGGGAGACCTGGTGGCCCTAGGCGACGGCACGCTGCAGGCGGCCGCAGCCTCGGACCTGCAGCGAGCGGCCGAGCGGATCGCTGCCACGACCGGAGAAGCGCCGCTCACCCCCGGCCTCGACCTTCGGGCAAGCGGCAATGCAGTCTCCCCTTCCGATACGTCCGAATCGCCGGCGCCGGCCGGGAAGGACGGCCCGCAATGA